Sequence from the Symbiopectobacterium purcellii genome:
ATGCGCAAGCCGTATGCGACAAATTGGGCATTGTGCTACACACCGTCAATTTTGCTGCGGAATATTGGGATAATGTGTTTGAACATTTTCTGGCGGAATACCGTGCCGGTCGCACGCCCAACCCCGATATTCTGTGTAACAAAGAGATAAAATTCAAAGCGTTTTTGGAGTTTGCTGCTGAAGACTTAGGGGCCGACTATATCGCGACTGGTCACTATGTTCGACGCCATGACAGCGGCTGCGCCACACGGTTATTGCGCGGCAAAGACGGCAACAAAGATCAGAGTTATTTCCTTTACACGCTTAGCCACCAGCAAATCTCGCAAAGCCTGTTCCCAGTGGGAGAGTTAGAAAAACCTGAGGTGCGCCGTATCGCAGAACGCCTTGGTCTGGCAACCGCGCAGAAGAAAGATTCCACCGGTATCTGTTTTATCGGTGAACGCAAATTCCGAGATTTTCTGGCGCGCTACTTGCCTGCACAACCGGGACCTATACTGTCCGTTGATGATGGCAAACCCATGGGGCAGCATCAGGGCTTGATGTACCACACGCTGGGACAGCGAAAAGGGTTAGGCATCGGCGGTGTTAAAGAGGGCAGCGAAGATCCCTGGTATGTGGTTGATAAAGATGTCACGAATAATATTCTGTATGTTGCGCAAGGACACGACCACCCACGCTTGATGTCGCAGGGACTCATCGCACAACAGTTGCATTGGGTCGATCGCCAACCGCGTCTTGAACCTTTCCGCTGCGTCGTGAAAACGCGATATCGTCAGGAAGACATTCCCTGTACGGTGACCCCACTGGACAGCGAACGCATCAGCGTTCGTTTTGATGCGCCGGTTGCAGCCGTCACGCCGGGTCAATCCGCAGTGTTTTATCAGGGAGAGGTTTGCCTTGGCGGCGGCATTATCGAAGAACGAGTACAGGAGTAACCTGTGGCTAAAAATTATCAGGACATCACGCTGGCACTGGCTGGCGTTTGCCAATCTGCCCATCTGGTTCAACAGTTGGCGCACCATGGCCACTGTGATAATGACGTACTGCAAACCTCGCTCAACAGCCTGTTGGATATGAATCCCGGCTCTACCGTAGCAGTATTTGGTGGCGATGAGCGCAACGTAAAGGTTGGATTGGAAACCTTGCTGGGCATCTTAAACAGCAGCGTCAAAGGCGTAGGTGCAGAATTATCCCGCTATGCCTTTAGTTTGATTGCCCTTGAGCGCAAGTTAAGCGGCAATAGTGCAGCGCTTGATGAGTTGGGTAACCGTATTAGCCAACTTTCACGACAACTCGAGCATTTTGAGTTGATGTCAGAGACGATTATCAGTGCCCTGGCAGGAATTTATGTTGACGTCATCAGCGCACTGGGCCCGCGA
This genomic interval carries:
- the hflD gene encoding high frequency lysogenization protein HflD, with the protein product MAKNYQDITLALAGVCQSAHLVQQLAHHGHCDNDVLQTSLNSLLDMNPGSTVAVFGGDERNVKVGLETLLGILNSSVKGVGAELSRYAFSLIALERKLSGNSAALDELGNRISQLSRQLEHFELMSETIISALAGIYVDVISALGPRIQVTGSPEVLKNAQVQAKVRAALLAGIRAAVLWQQVGGGRLQLMFSRARLVKEAKQMLARC
- the mnmA gene encoding tRNA 2-thiouridine(34) synthase MnmA — encoded protein: MSDNSQKKIIVGMSGGVDSSVSAYLLQQQGYQVEGLFMKNWEEDDDTEYCSAATDLADAQAVCDKLGIVLHTVNFAAEYWDNVFEHFLAEYRAGRTPNPDILCNKEIKFKAFLEFAAEDLGADYIATGHYVRRHDSGCATRLLRGKDGNKDQSYFLYTLSHQQISQSLFPVGELEKPEVRRIAERLGLATAQKKDSTGICFIGERKFRDFLARYLPAQPGPILSVDDGKPMGQHQGLMYHTLGQRKGLGIGGVKEGSEDPWYVVDKDVTNNILYVAQGHDHPRLMSQGLIAQQLHWVDRQPRLEPFRCVVKTRYRQEDIPCTVTPLDSERISVRFDAPVAAVTPGQSAVFYQGEVCLGGGIIEERVQE